CACGCTATAGACAGAACCGTTGTGGGTCTCTAGACGATTTCGCTCTTGTGTCGCATAGATTGCTTGCCGCAGAGTTGCAGCTGTTTCCATCTGCCGATCAAGAGCCACCTGGTTTGAGTGCTGTAGTTGGCTTGCTGCTTGCAGCCCCTTCACCAAAGCATCAAAAGTTTGATTGGAAGCAAATAAAACTTCTGATGAAGTGTTTAAGGCTGTAATCTCGCTCAGCTCAGCTCGTTGCCGCTGCTCTTCCGCCTGCTGGCGTTGCCGTTCAGCCTGTTGACTTTGCTCATTGGCTTGTCTAGCCGACACGAAAGCAACCGTTGCTAAAGCCGCTAAACAAAAGCCTGCTGCCACAGAGCCGATCAGCGCCCGTTTCAAAAACTTGTTGAGTTTGTCTTCTCCCAGTTTTCTTTGTTGACGTTCTTTTTCCAGCTCAGCCATCAGGGCTTGTAGCTTGGGTTCCTGTTGTTGGCGAATGAAGGCGGCGAGGTAGTCGTGGACGAGTTGGTAGCGGTCTGCGGGTGATTCCTTCAGCAACACCACCAACCCAGATTCCACAAAAATCTGCAGCACCAAATCGAGCTTCTTAGCCCCACCGTTGGCCTCAGTGACTAAAGCTTGTAAATCTCGCTCCAGCTCGGCGCGGGTTTTTAGCGGGCGGGTGCCTTTTTCGTCGGTTAGCAAGTACAGCACCAGCTCTGCCACATCGTGGTTTTCTGGGCCGCAGTCTTCCACCACTTCCGACAGGTAGCGCTTTACCAGTTCTTGCTTCGGGCCACGCTGGTCATATTGCTCCAGTGTTGTAATCGCCTCAGTTTGCAGTTGTGCCCCCACAATCTGCAACTCAATCGGGCGCACCTCCTCCAGTTCCCCCGCCAAATCCCCCACCACCCTGTCCACCAGCGCTGGCTCCAGGTAAAACTGGGCGCGTTCCGTCAGGTTTTGGATGATGGCTTTGGCAGCGGTTGAGGTAAAGTTACCTAAGCCATAGAGTACCCGACAGCCCAAAATATCCTGCTCAATAATCTTCATGCTTTCGAGGCGATTGCACTCAAGCAAATAGTGCAGATAGTCCTCCCGCAGCGACAAAACCACCTTCAGCGACAAAACATTCAGGCACTCACCCAGAAACTCAAAAAACTGCCGCCGTTGTAGGGGTTCAGTACAAGCGAAGAAAAACTCCTCAAACTGGTCAAAGATCAAAATTGTGCGGAGGTTGTCCTGCTCGTTTTGCCGCAATCGCTCCAAAATGGTGGGTAGTGTGTGCTTAGCCGTTGGTTTTACCTGAAACGTTCGGCCCTGGAGGGTGGCAAGTTCCCGCTGCTGAGCGATCGCGCTTAAAGCTTGCGCCAGTTCTTGCCCCAACACTTCTACCCAGTCAGTGTACTTCCGCATCAAGACAGGCAAATTTTCCTGAGTCCCGATCGCCCGATGCTGCAACGCAGGCACTAAACCCGCCGCCACCAAGGAGCTTTTGCCCACTCCAGACAATCCATGCACCACAATCAGCTTGCAGTCATTCCGCCCAATCCGTTGCAGCAAAGCTTCTAAATCTTGTTGTCGTCCAGAGGCAACAATCTCTGGTGCCACATCGCCCAGCTCTGCCACTTGCTGCTCATGCTGCCGAGTGCCCACCTCTTCTGCCACTGCTTCACGCTTCGGCTGTAAGCGACCAGCCCCCACAAAGGCGCGGATGCCATACTGCTGCTCCACCGAGAGGCGAATTTGTTTCGCTTGAAATGCTTCTAGATATTGCTTCTGGCTATGGTACAGATCGCGCAGCTCATTCAACACCCGAATATAAAACTTGGGGTAGCCCTGATCGCCCAGTTGTTTCGCTTGCACCAAGGTCGCGATCGCATGCGAAGTTTCACCCAAAGCTCGCTGCGCCTGAGCCAAAAACAGCAGATACAACCCTTGAAACCAGCGCTGATTTTCTGGCTGTTGCTCCATAATTTCTAGGGCAGCCAGAGCAGCTTGTTTAGCTTTTTGCCACTGTTGTTGCTCCAAGGCCAGTCTGGCGATAAAGCCATAATTTTGAGCAAAGCGCACCTGGGAGTTGTAATACTGCCGCAGCGCGATCGCTCGATTAGCAACGGTTTCTAGCTCATCCCAAGCCTTGAGTTTTTGCAGCACTCGCCCAAGTTGAATCAGACAGTGAGCCACCAGATTGGGCCGCTGCGCTTGCTCAAAAATTTCCACAGAGCGTTGCAAAGGCTCCTGCACCGATCGCCAATCTGCTTCGCCTTGCCTAGCCTGTTCCACCAAAACATACCGATACAGCCCGATATAAAACAGCAACAACCCTACTTTGAGCTTGGGAGAATCAGCAAAGGTTTGGTCGAACTTGCCCTCTGTTTCTGCCGAAGTATTGCCCAAAAAATGAGCTGCCTGTTGCTGCCAAAATTCCAAACTCTGCTGGAAATACTGCAAGCCTACGCTCTTGTCTGCGGCATTCAGCCCTCGGCTAAAATCCAAGCCAGCCTGTAGCTCTGGTTCTATCTGCCCTTGCCCCTGTAAAGCTTGTAAGGCCGATTCCAACTCTGAGGGTTGCAAAATCCCTAAATGAGCTAAGAACTCTAGCCGAGACTGAAAAGAGCGGTTGGATTTCGGGTCTAGCAACGCCGCAAACAACTGCTGAGTTTCTTGGTGCAGGGTTTGCAGCAGCGTGTTAGGGGCGATCGCAAACTCTGCCACTGTGGCCCAACTTTCAAAATCGGGGGCTAACCGCACCAACTTTTTCAGCACATCATCGTGAATCCATAGCACCAAAGGGAAGTGGAAGTGCTTGCGGAATTCCTCTCGCACCTGATTCGTCGCGGTCAGCACTTGGTCCAAGTCGCGAACCGATTCCAAGCCAAACACCATTAAGGCGGCTGGCTGTTGCTCCCCTAACTCAGCCCGGATTGTGGCATAGAGCGTCTGCGCCGTTTCCGTCAGCGTCAAGGTTTGCATCGGCACAGCACAGAGTTTTTGCAACTGCTGCACTAGGCGATCGCGCAAGTTGACATAGTTGCACCGCGCCAAAATCAGCTTGAACTCCCCTTGTGCCGCCTCGATTGCCCAAGCCAGTTCCTCTAGCGCTTCTGTATTTGCTACATCAATCTCTTCCGGTATGAGAGGTTCAGCCATTAGCTTGTAACTCTGGCGCTTCTGCCAAAATTGGGTTCACATCAAACCACGATCCCTCAGGGTCGCGGTACTCAAACACATTGCGACTGCGAATCAGGGTTTGATAGCCTTGGTCACCGCTCACCTTTTTCCGCTGTCGCACCTGCCGTAAGAGTTCCCACTCATCGTCAGAGATTGGCATCGCCATTTCGTTCCGTCGCGATCGAATCACTGCCTCTAGCGTGTCTCGGGTCAGCGGGATCTTGCGTTCTTTCTTAATCCAATCGTTCAGCAACCGCAGCAAATCCCGCGCATGTCCGCCGCTAACTTGGCACAAGCGATGGAGAGTGGTTGGGTTATCAAATAGTTGAGTAATAGCATCCAGGCGCTGCGTCTCATCCAGCTCTGGAAATGCCCTAGTCAATACCATTTGCTTAAGCAGTTCTATGCCCGGCGCGCAATCACTACTGTCTCGCAACTGCACTGGTACCATCGGCAACACCTTGGGTTCTTCAGGGAAGCGTTGTGTCAAGTTGCCATAGTCATTCGAGAACTTGAGAGCTAAAGGCATGGTGTAAACCAAATGGCACTTCAGCCGCGCCAAATATTCACTTTGATCCACAAACAGATATTCCTGCTGCGGTCGTCCCCAGGCTTTTTGGCGGTTATCAATCCGATCTAAGTTGTCGACTACAACTGCCAAGCCCTTCTTACCCTGCTGCTTCAGAGAAGCGATTGCAGGTATTAGGAGTTCCTGATTAATAGCCTCCAGCAACTGATTCTTCTGGGGGCCTAGATATTGGTTGAGCCGTTCGCGTAGTGTTCCGTCACTCTTTACCTTGGCTGTAATTTCGCCAATGCCAAACGCAAGCGAAAATGTTTCCCCTTGGGTGCTAACTCCTACTTCCCCAATACCAGGAGGCTTAAACTTGATGCCTTGGATATCAGCATTCAAAACTTTAGCTGCCCCTTGCAACAACTCCTTGAGCTTTTTGGGCTCTTCAATTTTGATTGCATCTAGACTCTGGCTGACTCGACGAGCGATCGCGAGCAACACATCCCCAATATCTACATCGGCCATTTCCAAGTCTTCGCTGGACTCGAAATAGACCACATGAAACCCTTCATCTTCGAGCTCTGCTTTTAGTCGCAGTAATTCCGTAGATTTACCGCACCCAATATGCCCCGTAAATAGCACACAAGTCGGTTCATCTGGTGAGAAGAAGGTGATGTTGTCTTTCAACTCGCGAATAATCTCACCCCCACGCACCGTCGCAAAATCAATGTAGTACTGGCGGTCTTCAGGGTTTCTGATATCCAGCGTGCGGCTAGGATTGGTAGCTTTGTAGAACTGTTGTAGATCGAGAGGCATGCGATTTCAAAATGACAGCTAAGCTATCTGCCACCATATCCTCTCCTAGAGAACTTACGGAGGATTTTTAGCGGATGTTAACTTCCTTTCAGGTTTCTACACTTAAATAGTTGAGCGATCGCCATCCCAAGCAATTAGGCACGTCTAACAGCGATTAACAATTCTCGAAAGACGATCGCTAAGTCTTTGAGTTGATAATGAGCATTCAAACCACTGGGATTGGGTAATACCCAAACGATCGCGTTGTGTATAGTTTCTTCCTGTCTTCCAACTACAGCTTTGGGTTTGCCAAAGGCAGTTCGATAAGCACCAATGCCCAAAATTGCTAAGCAGCAGGGGCGATATTGTTCTACCTTGGCTGCTAGATTTTGACCGCCAATCAATAGTTCTTGCTTGGATAACTCATCGGCTGTAGCAGTGGCGCGATCGACGACATTAGTGATGCCATAGCCGAGTTTGAGCAGATCACGGTCTTCAGCAGGGTTGAACAGGCGATCGGTGAACCCCGCTTGATGTAAAGTCGGCCAAAAGCGATTGCCAGGACGCGCAAAGTGATGACCCACCACAGCGCTGTAGAGGCTGGGATTGATGCCACAAAACAGCACCTTGAGATCAGGGGCGATGACATCAATCATCGTTTCGCCGATCGCAGCCTGGATTTCTTCCTTAGTTGGTTTACGCAGAGATGCCATTTATTTCCAATACCCTAACAACTGTAGGGGCGAAGCATTTGTAGCAATAGTTGTAAGGAGCAAGGAATCGGGTGCAAATGCTTCGCCCCTACTTGATGCCCCAACGCCGTCGCCAACTGGAAGTAGATTCTCGTTGAGATTGCGATTGCTCGTCTTTTTGGCGCTGCAAAATAGTTTCGGCGCGATCGCTCAAATCGGGGTCACGGAAAGGAATGGCGGCTCTTGTTTGTAGATGTTCTTGCTCCATTGGCAAGAGAGGATGTAGCGTTTCAGGATTAAAGCTGCCCACTGTACCTTGGGACCATTCATGCGATTCGTAAACTTCACCTTCACTAAGGGGAATGGTGCCAATAGATAAACCAGCTGCTTGCATGGCCGATCGCACTGAGGCCGACCGCGAGTAGGTAGCCAACTTTCCAGTTGGAGCCAAACAATTCACGACCTGCGTAAAGAACTCTACCGTCCATAACTGCGGGCAGCGGCGCGGAGAAAAGGGGTCGAAGAAAATTGCATCGGCTTGGAATTGAGATATTGCTAATGATTGGATAGTTTGGCGAGCATCTCCGATCAAAAGTTTGGTTTGTAAGCGATCGCTTTTATATTCATGTTCCTGCGCTAACTCAATCAAAATCGTTTGGACAGTGGGCGACCAAGACTCGATCAAAGGAGGCGCGATCGCGGCTTGGGGAACAGTAGCATCGAGTTCCAACCCGTACACTTCCACTTGGCAATCTGGGTTAGCTGTCCAGATGGTTTCTAGAGCGGCAGCGGTGTTGTAGCCCAGTCCATAACAGACATCGAGGAGCTGCACTTGACCTTGCTGTGCCTTCTCCACTAAATCGGTCGCTTTGGCAAATTTGAGGAATGCTTCTGCTTTGGCACCCTGGCTGCTGTGAAACGTCTCGTTAAATTCCTCAGAAAAGAAGGTGAATGAGCCATCATCAGTGAGTTGAGGCATCCAGGTAGCAGCGTCAGGCATGAGTTCCGCAGAAACAAGACAAGCAACTCTTCAATTGTGCCTTGTGCGATCGCCACCTATCCCTACCCGTCTATTGAAGTTCTTAAAGCTGCGCTTCCTCAGGCGGGGAGTTTGCGATAATTGAGCTTGTTGAAAGCTGTGTTTTGACATCACTCTATGACTGCGACTGCCGCCAAGACTGCTCCCCGCTTAGCTTCTCGCTTGGTGAATGGAGTACTTTCGATCAAACCGCTCGCCAAGCTAGCCAAGAACCGAGCGCGCAACATGATGATCAAACGGGCTGAAACCATTGGGGTTTATTGGCCGAAGGAAGTGAAAGCACTCAAAGCACGAGGTAGCACTGCCGAATTTTCACCGGAGTGGGAAGCAGAGCTGGCGCAAGTTCAGAACCCTAACCTGGCTTATCCCGATTATTATTTGACTTCGTTCCATGCCTACGAAGAAGGCAATATGGGTTGGGAGCCTGCGACGGAAGTTGAGGTGGCAGCCCACGCGGTTCATGCCCGAATTTGGCCCGAAGCAGGAGCGCAGGGAGATGCCATGCTGCGCCAGAGTTACCATAATGCCGTGAAGTCGCAGATTCTCGCAGAACCGAAGGATATTTTGGACTTGGGATGCAGCGTCGGCATGAGCACGTTTGCGCTACAAGAAACCTATCCACAAGCCAGGGTAACGGGTCTAGAACTGTCTCCCTACTTCTTGACGGTGGCTCGCTACAAAGCCCAGAAACGCCAACTCCAGATCAACTGGGTTCACGCTAAAGCCGAAGAGACAGGCTTACCCACTGCCTCATTCGATTTGGTTTCGGCTTGCCTGGTATTCCACGAACTGC
This genomic stretch from Trichocoleus sp. FACHB-46 harbors:
- the mug gene encoding G/U mismatch-specific DNA glycosylase yields the protein MASLRKPTKEEIQAAIGETMIDVIAPDLKVLFCGINPSLYSAVVGHHFARPGNRFWPTLHQAGFTDRLFNPAEDRDLLKLGYGITNVVDRATATADELSKQELLIGGQNLAAKVEQYRPCCLAILGIGAYRTAFGKPKAVVGRQEETIHNAIVWVLPNPSGLNAHYQLKDLAIVFRELLIAVRRA
- a CDS encoding tRNA (5-methylaminomethyl-2-thiouridine)(34)-methyltransferase MnmD, coding for MPDAATWMPQLTDDGSFTFFSEEFNETFHSSQGAKAEAFLKFAKATDLVEKAQQGQVQLLDVCYGLGYNTAAALETIWTANPDCQVEVYGLELDATVPQAAIAPPLIESWSPTVQTILIELAQEHEYKSDRLQTKLLIGDARQTIQSLAISQFQADAIFFDPFSPRRCPQLWTVEFFTQVVNCLAPTGKLATYSRSASVRSAMQAAGLSIGTIPLSEGEVYESHEWSQGTVGSFNPETLHPLLPMEQEHLQTRAAIPFRDPDLSDRAETILQRQKDEQSQSQRESTSSWRRRWGIK
- a CDS encoding WD40 repeat domain-containing protein → MAEPLIPEEIDVANTEALEELAWAIEAAQGEFKLILARCNYVNLRDRLVQQLQKLCAVPMQTLTLTETAQTLYATIRAELGEQQPAALMVFGLESVRDLDQVLTATNQVREEFRKHFHFPLVLWIHDDVLKKLVRLAPDFESWATVAEFAIAPNTLLQTLHQETQQLFAALLDPKSNRSFQSRLEFLAHLGILQPSELESALQALQGQGQIEPELQAGLDFSRGLNAADKSVGLQYFQQSLEFWQQQAAHFLGNTSAETEGKFDQTFADSPKLKVGLLLFYIGLYRYVLVEQARQGEADWRSVQEPLQRSVEIFEQAQRPNLVAHCLIQLGRVLQKLKAWDELETVANRAIALRQYYNSQVRFAQNYGFIARLALEQQQWQKAKQAALAALEIMEQQPENQRWFQGLYLLFLAQAQRALGETSHAIATLVQAKQLGDQGYPKFYIRVLNELRDLYHSQKQYLEAFQAKQIRLSVEQQYGIRAFVGAGRLQPKREAVAEEVGTRQHEQQVAELGDVAPEIVASGRQQDLEALLQRIGRNDCKLIVVHGLSGVGKSSLVAAGLVPALQHRAIGTQENLPVLMRKYTDWVEVLGQELAQALSAIAQQRELATLQGRTFQVKPTAKHTLPTILERLRQNEQDNLRTILIFDQFEEFFFACTEPLQRRQFFEFLGECLNVLSLKVVLSLREDYLHYLLECNRLESMKIIEQDILGCRVLYGLGNFTSTAAKAIIQNLTERAQFYLEPALVDRVVGDLAGELEEVRPIELQIVGAQLQTEAITTLEQYDQRGPKQELVKRYLSEVVEDCGPENHDVAELVLYLLTDEKGTRPLKTRAELERDLQALVTEANGGAKKLDLVLQIFVESGLVVLLKESPADRYQLVHDYLAAFIRQQQEPKLQALMAELEKERQQRKLGEDKLNKFLKRALIGSVAAGFCLAALATVAFVSARQANEQSQQAERQRQQAEEQRQRAELSEITALNTSSEVLFASNQTFDALVKGLQAASQLQHSNQVALDRQMETAATLRQAIYATQERNRLETHNGSVYSVSFSPDGKTIASASDDNTIKLWNLQGQEIKSLKGHNGYVLSVSFSPDGKTIASASGDNTIKLWNLQGQEIKSLKGHNGSVYSVSFSPDGKTIASASDDNTIKLWNFDFQDLVTRSCTWLGNYLITHPESLLELKSCQTSALVRAAAPTLVVQGEELARRGNVGDAVTKFQQALAWNSELKLEPKQKAQDLAQSQQLLTEGEDLAKQENLQGTIAKFKEAVKLDPSLEIKPENQAKQLVAAALTQKAQALVEEKKYKEASSTYAKAQELEPDTVVVDFLNSLCWQGSLNGAAQDVLKSCEQVASLAPEHGGIRDSRGVARALTGNAQGAIADFQAFINWVSEENQGSDAKEVKAQRQRWIIALKAGKNPFTPEELKKLREE
- a CDS encoding class I SAM-dependent methyltransferase; protein product: MTATAAKTAPRLASRLVNGVLSIKPLAKLAKNRARNMMIKRAETIGVYWPKEVKALKARGSTAEFSPEWEAELAQVQNPNLAYPDYYLTSFHAYEEGNMGWEPATEVEVAAHAVHARIWPEAGAQGDAMLRQSYHNAVKSQILAEPKDILDLGCSVGMSTFALQETYPQARVTGLELSPYFLTVARYKAQKRQLQINWVHAKAEETGLPTASFDLVSACLVFHELPQSAAIAIFQEVRRILRPGGHFTIMDMNPKSEIYAKMPPYILTLLKSTEPYLDQYFALDIEKAMVEAGFHSPSITANSPRHRTIVAQAK
- a CDS encoding ATP-binding protein; protein product: MPLDLQQFYKATNPSRTLDIRNPEDRQYYIDFATVRGGEIIRELKDNITFFSPDEPTCVLFTGHIGCGKSTELLRLKAELEDEGFHVVYFESSEDLEMADVDIGDVLLAIARRVSQSLDAIKIEEPKKLKELLQGAAKVLNADIQGIKFKPPGIGEVGVSTQGETFSLAFGIGEITAKVKSDGTLRERLNQYLGPQKNQLLEAINQELLIPAIASLKQQGKKGLAVVVDNLDRIDNRQKAWGRPQQEYLFVDQSEYLARLKCHLVYTMPLALKFSNDYGNLTQRFPEEPKVLPMVPVQLRDSSDCAPGIELLKQMVLTRAFPELDETQRLDAITQLFDNPTTLHRLCQVSGGHARDLLRLLNDWIKKERKIPLTRDTLEAVIRSRRNEMAMPISDDEWELLRQVRQRKKVSGDQGYQTLIRSRNVFEYRDPEGSWFDVNPILAEAPELQANG